A genome region from Festucalex cinctus isolate MCC-2025b chromosome 17, RoL_Fcin_1.0, whole genome shotgun sequence includes the following:
- the LOC144004840 gene encoding histone H3.3A, with translation MARTKQTARKSTGGKAPRKQLATKAARKSAPSTGGVKKPHRYRPGTVALREIRRYQKSTELLIRKLPFQRLVREIAQDFKTDLRFQSAAIGALQEASEAYLVGLFEDTNLCAIHAKRVTIMPKDIQLARRIRGERA, from the exons ATGGCCCGTACCAAGCAAACTGCCCGTAAATCCACCGGAGGAAAGGCGCCAAGGAAGCAGCTCGCGACCAAGGCAGCCAGAAAGAGTGCGCCCTCTACCGGAGGAGTGAAGAAGCCCCATCGCTACAG GCCGGGCACTGTGGCTCTGAGGGAGATCCGTCGTTACCAGAAGTCCACTGAGCTGCTCATCCGCAAGCTGCCCTTCCAGCGCCTGGTGAGAGAGATTGCGCAGGACTTCAAGACCGATCTTCGCTTTCAAAGTGCTGCCATTGGAGCTCTTCag GAGGCCAGCGAAGCTTACCTGGTGGGTTTGTTTGAGGACACCAATCTGTGCGCCATCCACGCCAAGCGTGTCACCATCATGCCCAAAGACATCCAGCTGGCCCGCAGGATAAGGGGAGAGAGGGCCTAA
- the unk gene encoding RING finger protein unkempt homolog isoform X2 has protein sequence MSKTHPPPPLSSAGTTAGGQSSSSSSSSSSVGGSTSPATVLNVQPEKPQHYTYLKEFRTEQCPLFVQHKCTQHRPFSCFHWHFLNQRRRRPMRKRDGTFNYSPDVYCTKYDEGTGTCPDGDECAFLHRTAGDTERRYHLRYYKTGSCIHETDTKGHCSKNGCHCAFAHGSHDLRSPVYDVREMQVIECQGGTGPSEGAGGDGQSGQAASTALIEKILSEEPRWQDNNYVLSHYKTELCKKPPRLCRQGYACPYYHNSKDRRRSPHKYKYRALPCPAVKLSEEWADPSKCECAEGCQYCHTRTEQQFHPEIYKSTKCNDMQQCGSCPRGPFCAFAHVETFVFEGSFSSPRSPLFLHPPDPTSAEELADSRGHNKGLGQAADPFSPPAGSHVAEQGLLGSVLGLCEDMRGAAEPLSPWVGEGGYGRAPGYEREDQAKQRSFSLEQRSREVTSAQISKQDLLVFLPVGSPLSLSSSVPSSLAATPPSPAPLGPPGTSVASGMNANALPFYPTSETVESVVESALDDLDLNDFGASALESSSSLPRVGVRLGGNRLQSSAPVNIPGSFSTPAPFSSPSPSPPIRPRASPFFSTQLSQPGQQENPFLSTSHGSLGLNGMSGNIWEHFPSGQGSPGTPPAALMPSGSCAETSRLKQELEEAHRALKQWGHNWRHTAQSWATLKADAEESRAHAGRLAAETERSRQAEEEAQRQSSLLEEALETLRSGDDPHLSLHQLQMLHRLPLESVLSLQAQLCSCLQTVEQVLYKKQRQSCVSCGEQGSVSLPCGHGLHCESCSTSAECPLCPEQTLEQKQKQLS, from the exons ATGTCTAAAACGCACCCGCCGCCCCCGTTATCTTCAGCGGGGACGACTGCCGGGGGtcagtcgtcgtcgtcgtcgtcgtcttcatcATCCGTTGGGGGCTCGACATCTCCCGCTACCGTGTTGAACGTTCAGCCCGAAAAACCTCAACACTACAC CTATCTAAAGGAGTTCAGAACGGAGCAGTGTCCCCTGTTTGTACAACATAAATGTACACAACACCGGCCTTTTTCATGTTTCCACTGGCACTTCTTGAACCAGCGGCGCCGCAGGCCCATGCGCAAACGAGACGGGACATTCAACTACAGTCCAGATGTTTACTGTACCAAATATGACGAGGGAACCGGAACTTGTCCTGATGGAGATGA ATGTGCATTTTTACATCGGACAGCCGGGGACACGGAACGAAGGTATCACCTCCGCTACTATAAGACGGGTTCTTGCATTCACGAAACGGACACAAAAGGCCACTGCAGCAAAAACGGTTGCCATTGTGCCTTTGCGCACGGCTCTCACGACTTGCGCAGCCCTGTGTATGATGTGAG GGAGATGCAGGTTATTGAGTGTCAAGGTGGCACGGGACCCTCAGAAGGAGCTGGAGGAGATGGCCAGTCGGGTCAGGCAGCCAGTACGGCCCTCATAGAGAAGATTTTGAGTGAAGAACCACGCTGGCAAG ATAACAACTATGTGCTATCGCACTACAAGACAGAACTGTGCAAGAAGCCGCCTCGCTTGTGTCGCCAAGGTTACGCCTGCCCGTATTACCACAACAGCAAGGACAGGCGGCGCAGCCCACATAAGTACAAATACAG AGCTTTGCCTTGTCCGGCCGTGAAACTGAGCGAGGAGTGGGCTGACCCGAGCAAATGTGAGTGCGCGGAGGGATGCCAGTACTGCCACACGAGAACAGAGCAACAGTTCCATCCCGAG atctacaagtccaccaagtgTAACGACATGCAGCAGTGTGGCAGCTGTCCCAGAGGACCATTTTGTGCTTTTGCTCATGTTGAAA CATTCGTCTTCGAGGGGTCATTCTCCTCCCCCAGATCCCCCCTATTTCTCCATCCCCCAGATCCGACCTCTGCAGAGGAGCTTGCAGACTCGAGAGGGCACAATAAGGGGCTGGGTCAGGCCGCCGACCCCTTCTCGCCCCCAGCCGGGTCACATGTTGCCGAGCAAGGCCTGCTGGGTAGCGTGCTGGGTCTGTGTGAGGACATGAGGGGAGCGGCCGAGCCTCTGTCTCCTTGGGTGGGGGAGGGAGGGTACGGGAGGGCGCCTGGATATGAGAGGGAGGATCAG GCTAAGCAGAGGAGTTTTTCCTTAGAGCAGCGCAGCAGAGAAGTGACGTCAGCACAAATCAGTAAACAG GATCTGCTGGTGTTTCTGCCAGTAGGCAGCCCTTTAAGTCTGTCATCCAGCGTACCCTCCAGCCTGGCCGCAACCCCACCCAGCCCCGCCCCCCTCGGACCCCCGGGGACCAGCGTCGCATCAGGAATGAATGCCAACGCTTTGCCCTTCTACCCCACCAGCGAGACGGTGGAGTCTGTCGTTG AGTCGGCGTTGGATGATCTTGACCTGAATGATTTTGGTGCATCAGCATTGGAGAGTAGTTCAAGTCTGCCGCGGGTGGGAGTTAGGCTGG GAGGTAACCGTCTCCAGAGTTCTGCCCCAGTCAACATCCCAGGATCCTTTAGCACACCTGCTCCTTTTAGCTCTCCTTCACCGTCTCCTCCAATCAGGCCACGCGCGTCCCCGTTCTTCTCCACTCAGCTGTCCCAACCTGGCCAACAAGAGAACCCCTTCCTGAGCACGTCCCACGGCTCTTTAG GTCTTAACGGTATGAGCGGTAACATCTGGGAGCACTTCCCGTCAGGCCAGGGCTCCCCCGGCACCCCCCCAGCAGCCCTGATGCCTTCAGGCTCCTGCGCGGAGACGTCCAGGCTCAAGCAGGAGTTGGAGGAGGCTCACAGGGCGCTGAAGCAGTGGGGACACAACTGGAGACACACGGCTCAG TCGTGGGCCACGTTGAAAGCAGACGCCGAGGAGTCGCGCGCTCACGCGGGGCGCTTGGCAGCGGAGACCGAGAGAAGCAGGCAGGCTGAGGAGGAGGCTCAGAGACAATCATCTCTCCTGGAGGAGGCGCTGGAGACCCTGAGGAGCGGCGACGACCCCCATCTATCATTACACCAACTCCAGATGCTACACAGACTTCCCTTGGAATCCGTCCTCAGTCTACAGGCGCAACTCTGCAGCTGCTTACAAACTGTAGAGCAG GTGTTGTACAAGAAGCAGAGGCAGAGTTGTGTGTCGTGCGGAGAGCAGGGCTCCGTTTCGCTGCCCTGCGGCCACGGACTTCATTGCGAGAGCTGCTCCACCTCCGCAGAGTGCCCTCTCTGTCCTGAACAAACGCTGGAGCAGAAGCAGAAGCAGCTCTCCTGA
- the unk gene encoding RING finger protein unkempt homolog isoform X1, with translation MSKTHPPPPLSSAGTTAGGQSSSSSSSSSSVGGSTSPATVLNVQPEKPQHYTYLKEFRTEQCPLFVQHKCTQHRPFSCFHWHFLNQRRRRPMRKRDGTFNYSPDVYCTKYDEGTGTCPDGDECAFLHRTAGDTERRYHLRYYKTGSCIHETDTKGHCSKNGCHCAFAHGSHDLRSPVYDVREMQVIECQGGTGPSEGAGGDGQSGQAASTALIEKILSEEPRWQDNNYVLSHYKTELCKKPPRLCRQGYACPYYHNSKDRRRSPHKYKYRALPCPAVKLSEEWADPSKCECAEGCQYCHTRTEQQFHPEIYKSTKCNDMQQCGSCPRGPFCAFAHVEKAFVFEGSFSSPRSPLFLHPPDPTSAEELADSRGHNKGLGQAADPFSPPAGSHVAEQGLLGSVLGLCEDMRGAAEPLSPWVGEGGYGRAPGYEREDQAKQRSFSLEQRSREVTSAQISKQDLLVFLPVGSPLSLSSSVPSSLAATPPSPAPLGPPGTSVASGMNANALPFYPTSETVESVVESALDDLDLNDFGASALESSSSLPRVGVRLGGNRLQSSAPVNIPGSFSTPAPFSSPSPSPPIRPRASPFFSTQLSQPGQQENPFLSTSHGSLGLNGMSGNIWEHFPSGQGSPGTPPAALMPSGSCAETSRLKQELEEAHRALKQWGHNWRHTAQSWATLKADAEESRAHAGRLAAETERSRQAEEEAQRQSSLLEEALETLRSGDDPHLSLHQLQMLHRLPLESVLSLQAQLCSCLQTVEQVLYKKQRQSCVSCGEQGSVSLPCGHGLHCESCSTSAECPLCPEQTLEQKQKQLS, from the exons ATGTCTAAAACGCACCCGCCGCCCCCGTTATCTTCAGCGGGGACGACTGCCGGGGGtcagtcgtcgtcgtcgtcgtcgtcttcatcATCCGTTGGGGGCTCGACATCTCCCGCTACCGTGTTGAACGTTCAGCCCGAAAAACCTCAACACTACAC CTATCTAAAGGAGTTCAGAACGGAGCAGTGTCCCCTGTTTGTACAACATAAATGTACACAACACCGGCCTTTTTCATGTTTCCACTGGCACTTCTTGAACCAGCGGCGCCGCAGGCCCATGCGCAAACGAGACGGGACATTCAACTACAGTCCAGATGTTTACTGTACCAAATATGACGAGGGAACCGGAACTTGTCCTGATGGAGATGA ATGTGCATTTTTACATCGGACAGCCGGGGACACGGAACGAAGGTATCACCTCCGCTACTATAAGACGGGTTCTTGCATTCACGAAACGGACACAAAAGGCCACTGCAGCAAAAACGGTTGCCATTGTGCCTTTGCGCACGGCTCTCACGACTTGCGCAGCCCTGTGTATGATGTGAG GGAGATGCAGGTTATTGAGTGTCAAGGTGGCACGGGACCCTCAGAAGGAGCTGGAGGAGATGGCCAGTCGGGTCAGGCAGCCAGTACGGCCCTCATAGAGAAGATTTTGAGTGAAGAACCACGCTGGCAAG ATAACAACTATGTGCTATCGCACTACAAGACAGAACTGTGCAAGAAGCCGCCTCGCTTGTGTCGCCAAGGTTACGCCTGCCCGTATTACCACAACAGCAAGGACAGGCGGCGCAGCCCACATAAGTACAAATACAG AGCTTTGCCTTGTCCGGCCGTGAAACTGAGCGAGGAGTGGGCTGACCCGAGCAAATGTGAGTGCGCGGAGGGATGCCAGTACTGCCACACGAGAACAGAGCAACAGTTCCATCCCGAG atctacaagtccaccaagtgTAACGACATGCAGCAGTGTGGCAGCTGTCCCAGAGGACCATTTTGTGCTTTTGCTCATGTTGAAA AAGCATTCGTCTTCGAGGGGTCATTCTCCTCCCCCAGATCCCCCCTATTTCTCCATCCCCCAGATCCGACCTCTGCAGAGGAGCTTGCAGACTCGAGAGGGCACAATAAGGGGCTGGGTCAGGCCGCCGACCCCTTCTCGCCCCCAGCCGGGTCACATGTTGCCGAGCAAGGCCTGCTGGGTAGCGTGCTGGGTCTGTGTGAGGACATGAGGGGAGCGGCCGAGCCTCTGTCTCCTTGGGTGGGGGAGGGAGGGTACGGGAGGGCGCCTGGATATGAGAGGGAGGATCAG GCTAAGCAGAGGAGTTTTTCCTTAGAGCAGCGCAGCAGAGAAGTGACGTCAGCACAAATCAGTAAACAG GATCTGCTGGTGTTTCTGCCAGTAGGCAGCCCTTTAAGTCTGTCATCCAGCGTACCCTCCAGCCTGGCCGCAACCCCACCCAGCCCCGCCCCCCTCGGACCCCCGGGGACCAGCGTCGCATCAGGAATGAATGCCAACGCTTTGCCCTTCTACCCCACCAGCGAGACGGTGGAGTCTGTCGTTG AGTCGGCGTTGGATGATCTTGACCTGAATGATTTTGGTGCATCAGCATTGGAGAGTAGTTCAAGTCTGCCGCGGGTGGGAGTTAGGCTGG GAGGTAACCGTCTCCAGAGTTCTGCCCCAGTCAACATCCCAGGATCCTTTAGCACACCTGCTCCTTTTAGCTCTCCTTCACCGTCTCCTCCAATCAGGCCACGCGCGTCCCCGTTCTTCTCCACTCAGCTGTCCCAACCTGGCCAACAAGAGAACCCCTTCCTGAGCACGTCCCACGGCTCTTTAG GTCTTAACGGTATGAGCGGTAACATCTGGGAGCACTTCCCGTCAGGCCAGGGCTCCCCCGGCACCCCCCCAGCAGCCCTGATGCCTTCAGGCTCCTGCGCGGAGACGTCCAGGCTCAAGCAGGAGTTGGAGGAGGCTCACAGGGCGCTGAAGCAGTGGGGACACAACTGGAGACACACGGCTCAG TCGTGGGCCACGTTGAAAGCAGACGCCGAGGAGTCGCGCGCTCACGCGGGGCGCTTGGCAGCGGAGACCGAGAGAAGCAGGCAGGCTGAGGAGGAGGCTCAGAGACAATCATCTCTCCTGGAGGAGGCGCTGGAGACCCTGAGGAGCGGCGACGACCCCCATCTATCATTACACCAACTCCAGATGCTACACAGACTTCCCTTGGAATCCGTCCTCAGTCTACAGGCGCAACTCTGCAGCTGCTTACAAACTGTAGAGCAG GTGTTGTACAAGAAGCAGAGGCAGAGTTGTGTGTCGTGCGGAGAGCAGGGCTCCGTTTCGCTGCCCTGCGGCCACGGACTTCATTGCGAGAGCTGCTCCACCTCCGCAGAGTGCCCTCTCTGTCCTGAACAAACGCTGGAGCAGAAGCAGAAGCAGCTCTCCTGA
- the unk gene encoding RING finger protein unkempt homolog isoform X3 — protein MRKRDGTFNYSPDVYCTKYDEGTGTCPDGDECAFLHRTAGDTERRYHLRYYKTGSCIHETDTKGHCSKNGCHCAFAHGSHDLRSPVYDVREMQVIECQGGTGPSEGAGGDGQSGQAASTALIEKILSEEPRWQDNNYVLSHYKTELCKKPPRLCRQGYACPYYHNSKDRRRSPHKYKYRALPCPAVKLSEEWADPSKCECAEGCQYCHTRTEQQFHPEIYKSTKCNDMQQCGSCPRGPFCAFAHVEKAFVFEGSFSSPRSPLFLHPPDPTSAEELADSRGHNKGLGQAADPFSPPAGSHVAEQGLLGSVLGLCEDMRGAAEPLSPWVGEGGYGRAPGYEREDQAKQRSFSLEQRSREVTSAQISKQDLLVFLPVGSPLSLSSSVPSSLAATPPSPAPLGPPGTSVASGMNANALPFYPTSETVESVVESALDDLDLNDFGASALESSSSLPRVGVRLGGNRLQSSAPVNIPGSFSTPAPFSSPSPSPPIRPRASPFFSTQLSQPGQQENPFLSTSHGSLGLNGMSGNIWEHFPSGQGSPGTPPAALMPSGSCAETSRLKQELEEAHRALKQWGHNWRHTAQSWATLKADAEESRAHAGRLAAETERSRQAEEEAQRQSSLLEEALETLRSGDDPHLSLHQLQMLHRLPLESVLSLQAQLCSCLQTVEQVLYKKQRQSCVSCGEQGSVSLPCGHGLHCESCSTSAECPLCPEQTLEQKQKQLS, from the exons ATGCGCAAACGAGACGGGACATTCAACTACAGTCCAGATGTTTACTGTACCAAATATGACGAGGGAACCGGAACTTGTCCTGATGGAGATGA ATGTGCATTTTTACATCGGACAGCCGGGGACACGGAACGAAGGTATCACCTCCGCTACTATAAGACGGGTTCTTGCATTCACGAAACGGACACAAAAGGCCACTGCAGCAAAAACGGTTGCCATTGTGCCTTTGCGCACGGCTCTCACGACTTGCGCAGCCCTGTGTATGATGTGAG GGAGATGCAGGTTATTGAGTGTCAAGGTGGCACGGGACCCTCAGAAGGAGCTGGAGGAGATGGCCAGTCGGGTCAGGCAGCCAGTACGGCCCTCATAGAGAAGATTTTGAGTGAAGAACCACGCTGGCAAG ATAACAACTATGTGCTATCGCACTACAAGACAGAACTGTGCAAGAAGCCGCCTCGCTTGTGTCGCCAAGGTTACGCCTGCCCGTATTACCACAACAGCAAGGACAGGCGGCGCAGCCCACATAAGTACAAATACAG AGCTTTGCCTTGTCCGGCCGTGAAACTGAGCGAGGAGTGGGCTGACCCGAGCAAATGTGAGTGCGCGGAGGGATGCCAGTACTGCCACACGAGAACAGAGCAACAGTTCCATCCCGAG atctacaagtccaccaagtgTAACGACATGCAGCAGTGTGGCAGCTGTCCCAGAGGACCATTTTGTGCTTTTGCTCATGTTGAAA AAGCATTCGTCTTCGAGGGGTCATTCTCCTCCCCCAGATCCCCCCTATTTCTCCATCCCCCAGATCCGACCTCTGCAGAGGAGCTTGCAGACTCGAGAGGGCACAATAAGGGGCTGGGTCAGGCCGCCGACCCCTTCTCGCCCCCAGCCGGGTCACATGTTGCCGAGCAAGGCCTGCTGGGTAGCGTGCTGGGTCTGTGTGAGGACATGAGGGGAGCGGCCGAGCCTCTGTCTCCTTGGGTGGGGGAGGGAGGGTACGGGAGGGCGCCTGGATATGAGAGGGAGGATCAG GCTAAGCAGAGGAGTTTTTCCTTAGAGCAGCGCAGCAGAGAAGTGACGTCAGCACAAATCAGTAAACAG GATCTGCTGGTGTTTCTGCCAGTAGGCAGCCCTTTAAGTCTGTCATCCAGCGTACCCTCCAGCCTGGCCGCAACCCCACCCAGCCCCGCCCCCCTCGGACCCCCGGGGACCAGCGTCGCATCAGGAATGAATGCCAACGCTTTGCCCTTCTACCCCACCAGCGAGACGGTGGAGTCTGTCGTTG AGTCGGCGTTGGATGATCTTGACCTGAATGATTTTGGTGCATCAGCATTGGAGAGTAGTTCAAGTCTGCCGCGGGTGGGAGTTAGGCTGG GAGGTAACCGTCTCCAGAGTTCTGCCCCAGTCAACATCCCAGGATCCTTTAGCACACCTGCTCCTTTTAGCTCTCCTTCACCGTCTCCTCCAATCAGGCCACGCGCGTCCCCGTTCTTCTCCACTCAGCTGTCCCAACCTGGCCAACAAGAGAACCCCTTCCTGAGCACGTCCCACGGCTCTTTAG GTCTTAACGGTATGAGCGGTAACATCTGGGAGCACTTCCCGTCAGGCCAGGGCTCCCCCGGCACCCCCCCAGCAGCCCTGATGCCTTCAGGCTCCTGCGCGGAGACGTCCAGGCTCAAGCAGGAGTTGGAGGAGGCTCACAGGGCGCTGAAGCAGTGGGGACACAACTGGAGACACACGGCTCAG TCGTGGGCCACGTTGAAAGCAGACGCCGAGGAGTCGCGCGCTCACGCGGGGCGCTTGGCAGCGGAGACCGAGAGAAGCAGGCAGGCTGAGGAGGAGGCTCAGAGACAATCATCTCTCCTGGAGGAGGCGCTGGAGACCCTGAGGAGCGGCGACGACCCCCATCTATCATTACACCAACTCCAGATGCTACACAGACTTCCCTTGGAATCCGTCCTCAGTCTACAGGCGCAACTCTGCAGCTGCTTACAAACTGTAGAGCAG GTGTTGTACAAGAAGCAGAGGCAGAGTTGTGTGTCGTGCGGAGAGCAGGGCTCCGTTTCGCTGCCCTGCGGCCACGGACTTCATTGCGAGAGCTGCTCCACCTCCGCAGAGTGCCCTCTCTGTCCTGAACAAACGCTGGAGCAGAAGCAGAAGCAGCTCTCCTGA
- the unc13d gene encoding protein unc-13 homolog D produces the protein MFSHTHMRYLILQEVMTSCVAVLSKALPVHHRSHKAGHTCSSSDSNIMSSPRETTSSVDHLLKTPEQLSPGHARKLGQTRRIRYRRDFKDEENPEEKAHHLKEVELKPMYKELLYTIAHKVGKSASAEVFADSQLHQYIKEALTMTESEHNSLMEKVHNSQPPVYCLMATVKEAKGILGKDISGLSDPYCLMTILEDEQESRTRRSRAKASKYVVKDAVSDDKIYQTDIKNQTLNPIWNETFIMEFEDIVGASFHLEMWDKDEEVSLTQKLEEFTTSLSSLSRIIKEVKKEKGTDDFLGKIVIKLQDLHCTEDNWYILEPRTETYPDRGQCHLNLKFIHKARDDTLSPGRNAYINYCGILQQFVLSYISKQKSSTPWKGELCGEAQTLLEHYATQNDLSPFLQDLAKWLAYSKLYQSIEVDSSLLLKQLTCVEYQWHQQELPYQQKQELGDSLHGFLHYGLHLVSKYRDVFPPTSSATPKLHTLLRILVQICKTKAFQKMNPADFELHDEVADAVQTGTQEWFTNKKGLHQPMTKELPEIINALSRLIAEVQDDIKLNKDVWNRTFVSAVQVDVFTAVYEKLDSLLATEVRETLSQMEGHIDQSLANSLFPVYLSLQAIHKDKAFLQKRGLLKLTNFHVSFREAQPYWLNQMFNTTMDRVERAVKVDKLQPMHSGAVPIKHSSSAVDLVACIQPVCDLWEQMSWPDPEEAFMLMVKITEDVCKIVVTYCHSLKDRVRMLSENSDPESAINMLCVVVNDLEYLRSVLARLPTQLNWAGLRERTQHVIGESQFHNTLPSQVQQAQSILGREIRSALDTLSKKLNTDIENHVRGMSTRKRIPSKSTEDAATPLMRYLEKELHYMNENLVQENFNSLLTPLWNNSVKIIHQMAAEHSQQEGLMVFCRRLLYTLQCLEQCFHGEGNGLPLKILHSDEYKTLKAYLSHHSLSSSQLVDKYLEGKIWEQRVIAGEKYGAVTLLTSYRRSDQKLRVEVLNAVNLLPMDSNGLSDPYVQLCLEPYHTFPLVEPCCTQIKSCDLNPLFDEAFEFLVGLDQCQAPGACLVVTVLDHDTLRTDDFEGEAFLSLKDIPGVARGGEEKDGPGFHPDAPAAQIRLPLTHPKHNENILKLLESRKGERDIQAFVKKRRQREKQSKERSQP, from the exons ATGTTTAGTCACACTCATATGCGCTACCTCATTTTACAGGAAGTGATGACTTCCTGTGTGGCAGTTTTGTCAAAAGCTTTGCCCGTGCATCATCGCTCACACAAAGCAGGACACACTTGCAGCTCATCAGACAGCAACATTATGTCAAGTCCAAGGGAGACCACCAGCTCAGTGGACCATCTCCTCAAAACACCTGAACAA CTTTCTCCGGGCCATGCGCGCAAACTGGGCCAGACAAGAAGAATCCGATACAGGAGG GATTTTAAAGATGAGGAAAATCCCGAAGAGAAAGCCCATCACCTCAAAGAGGTGGAG CTGAAGCCCATGTATAAGGAGTTGTTGTACACAATTGCACACAAGGTGGGAAAATCGGCATCAGCTGAGGTCTTCGCAGACAGCCAACTTCACCAGTATATCAAAGAG gcTCTCACGATGACAGAATCTGAGCACAACTCTTTGATGGAGAAAGTACACAACTCACAG CCACCTGTCTACTGCCTGATGGCCACTGTAAAGGAAGCCAAGGGAATCCTAGGGAAAGATATTAGCG GTTTAAGTGACCCGTACTGCTTGATGACCATCCTGGAGGATGAACAAGAGAGCCGCACGCGTCGTTCCAGGGCCAAGGCCTCGAAATATGTGGTCAAGGACGCCGTGTCTGATGATAAGATTTATCAGACCGACATCAAGAATCAGACCCTCAACCCAATTTGGAACGAAACATTTATAAT GGAGTTTGAAGACATCGTGGGTGCCAGTTTCCACCTTGAGATgtg GGATAAAGATGAGGAGGTGTCCCTCACTCAGAAACTGGAGGAGTTCACAACCAGTTTGTCTAGCTTAAGCAG AATTATTAAGGAGGTCAAAAAGGAGAAAGGCACCGATGACTTTTTGGGGAAAATTGTCATCAAACTACAG GATCTTCATTGTACTGAGGACAACTGGTACATTCTGGAGCCAAGAACAGAGACGTACCCAGACCGAGGCCAATGTCACCTCAACCTAAAATTTATCCATAAAGCG AGAGACGACACACTAAGCCCTGGTCGAAACGCTTACATCAACTACTGCGGAATCCTGCAACAGTTTGTTCTCTCTTACATTTCCAAGCAAAAG AGTTCCACTCCTTGGAAAGGGGAATTGTGTGGTGAGGCACAGACTCTCCTGGAGCATTACGCGACACAGAATGACCTCTCACCTTTTCTGCAAGACCTGGC GAAGTGGCTAGCTTACAGTAAACTTTACCAAAGCATAGAAGTGGACTCCTCTTTGCTGTTAAAACAGCTCACTTGTGTGGAGTACCAGTGGCATCAACAGGAGCTGCCGTATCAACAG AAACAAGAACTTGGCGACTCTCTCCACGGTTTCCTTCATTACGGACTCCATCTCGTGTCAAAATACAGAGATGTCTTCCCCCCAACGTCAAGTGCCACTCCAAAATTACACACATTGCTCAG GATCTTAGTCCAGATCTGCAAGACAAAGGCGTTTCAGAAAATGAACCCAGCTGATTTTGAACTTCATGATGAAGTGGCGGATGCAGTACAG ACAGGTACACAGGAGTGGTTTACCAACAAAAAAGGTTTGCACCAGCCAATGACCAAG GAGCTCCCAGAGATCATTAACGCCTTGTCCAGGTTGATTGCCGAAGTGCAGGATGACATAAAACTCAACAAGGATGTCTGGAATAGAACATTTGTCAG TGCCGTACAAGTGGACGTGTTCACTGCAGTCTATGAGAAGCTGGATTCTCTG CTTGCTACAGAAGTGAGAGAAACCTTATCTCAAATGGAGGGCCACATTGACCAGAGTCTAGCCAACAGCCTGTTTCCCGTTTACCTGAGCCTGCAGGCCATCCACAAAGACAAGGCCTTCTTACAGAAAAG GGGTTTACTTAAGCTGACAAACTTTCACGTGAGCTTCAGAGAGGCTCAGCCTTATTGGCTCAACCAGATGTTCAACACCACTATGGACAGAGTGGAGAGGGCCGTGAAGGTCGACAAG CTACAGCCCATGCATTCTGGTGCGGTGCCAATTAAACATAGCTCCTCAGCGGTGGACCTGGTGGCTTGTATCCAGCCTGTGTGCGACTTGTGGGAGCAAATGTCCTGGCCGGACCCTGAGGAGGCATTCATGCTCATGGTCAAAATCACGGAG GATGTTTGCAAGATTGTGGTGACCTACTGCCACAGTTTGAAAGACAGAGTCAGGATGCTCTCAGAGAATTCAGACCCTGAAAGCGCCAttaacatg CTGTGCGTTGTGGTCAACGACCTGGAATACCTGCGCTCGGTCCTGGCCCGGCTTCCCACGCAGCTCAACTGGGCGGGCCTTCGGGAGCGCACCCAACACGTTATCGGGGAAAGTCAGTTCCACAACACGCTGCCGTCGCAGGTGCAGCAAGCTCAGAGCATCCTCGGCCGAGAGATCCGCTCCGCTTTGGACACGCTCAGCAAAAAG TTGAATACAGACATTGAGAATCATGTCAGAGGAATGTCAACCCGGAAGCGGATTCCCTCCAAATCCACAGAAGAC GCGGCAACCCCTCTCATGCGCTATCTGGAAAAGGAGCTGCACTACATGAATGAAAACTTGGTTCAAGAGAACTTCAACAG TCTTCTTACTCCCTTGTGGAACAACTCGGTGAAGATCATCCACCAGATGGCCGCGGAGCATTCCCAGCAAGAGGGGCTCATGGTGTTCTGTCGCAGGCTGCTGTACACACTGCAG TGCCTGGAACAATGTTTCCACGGCGAGGGTAATGGCCTTCCGTTGAAAATCCTCCACTCTGATGAGTACAAG ACTCTCAAAGCCTACCTGAGTCATCACTCTTTGAGCAGCAGCCAACTTGTGGACAAGTACCTGGAAGGGAAAATATGGGAGCAG AGAGTGATTGCCGGTGAGAAATACGGCGCCGTCACCCTTCTCACCTCCTACAGGAGATCGGACCAAAAACTCCGAGTGGAAGTGTTGAACGCGGTCAACCTCCTACCAATGGACTCCAACG GTTTAAGTGATCCATACGTGCAGTTGTGTCTGGAGCCTTACCACACCTTCCCTCTTGTAGAACCTTGCTGCACTCAGATAAAGAGCTGCGATCTGAATCCTCTGTTCGACGAGGCCTTCGAGTT CCTGGTTGGATTGGATCAGTGCCAAGCTCCGGGGGCTTGCCTGGTCGTGACGGTTCTGGATCACGATACCTTGAGAACAGACGACTTTGAAGGTGAAGCCTTCCTGTCCCTTAAAGATATTCCTGGAGTAGCGAGAGGAGGGGAAGAAAAAGACGGACCGGGCTTTCATCCTGATGCCCCCGCTGCACAAATACGTCTCCCTCTGACGCATCCAAAACATAATG AAAACATCCTTAAGTTGCTGGAGTCCAGGAAAGGCGAGCGAGATATACAAGCTTTTGTGAAGAAAAGAAGACAAAGAGAGAAACAGTCCAAAGAGCGAAGTCAAccataa